The following are encoded together in the Vigna angularis cultivar LongXiaoDou No.4 chromosome 9, ASM1680809v1, whole genome shotgun sequence genome:
- the LOC108346439 gene encoding probable methyltransferase At1g29790 isoform X1 — translation MFSGFRMMDPYGVVVITRQLSFRAHSFPGQTRCVRFESMKSFGIHSPEDKGMTKQNVNTKLKKWRSVYYFIFIPGALALLLSVAAMSKFLSFKSFLGTESLYSNLNPEGNENEVMMITVEIVIQKIEEQMEKLRETKQDPSSSSFAFQQASFLADILGLLESAATSHQHNEGNNQQNDSFTNHPLVRRKNRSDEPADYFLREEIRKYVRIKPNRLGKQNFMGANASFTSIGHACFAMKEELEEYMDYDVGEICNDDWKLAQKLMVHGCDPLPRRRCFSRAPKLYNQPFPITESLWKLPDDRNVRWSQYRCKNFACLAGNTTGKGFFKCAHCFNLTSHEMPRWMSLESDSNQTADFLISDVLAMKPGEIRMGLDFSVGTGTFAARMREFNATIVSATINFGAPFNEMIALRGLVPLYLTINQRLPFFDNTLDLIHTTRFLDGWIDFVLLEFILYDWDRVLRPGGLLWIDSFFCLKEDLYDYLKAFKMLRYKKLKWVVAPKLDKDNQEMFFSAVLEKPPRPFR, via the exons ATGTTTTCCGGTTTTCGAATGATGGACCCATATGGGGTTGTCGTCATTACTAGACAGCTTTCATTTCGAGCTCATTCATTCCCGGGACAAACAAG GTGTGTGCGGTTTGAGAGCATGAAATCTTTTGGTATTCACAGTCCTGAAGATAAGGGAATGACAAAACAGAATGTTAATACTAAGTTAAAAAAGTGGAGAAGTgtttactattttatctttataccTGGTGCTCTTGCTCTTCTCCTCTCTGTTGCGGCCATGTCCAAGTTCCTCTCTTTCAAGTCATTTCTCGGTACTGAGTCTTTATATTCAAATCTGAATCCTGAGGGGAATGAAAATGAAGTGATGATGATAACTGTTGAAATTGTGATTCAGAAAATTGAAGAGCAGATGGAAAAACTGAGGGAAACAAAACAGgatccatcatcatcatcatttgcATTCCAGCAAGCTTCATTTCTTGCTGATATATTAGGACTTCTTGAGTCAGCAGCGACGTCTCATCAACACAATGAAGGGAATAATCAGCAAAATGATAGCTTCACCAATCATCCTCTGGTGAGAAGAAAGAACCGATCAGATGAACCAGCTGATTACTTTCTGCGAGAAGAGATTCGCAAGTATGTCAGGATCAAGCCTAACAGattaggaaaacaaaattttatggGTGCTAATGCAAGCTTTACCAGCATAGGCCATGCGTGCTTTGCCATGAAGGAAGAGCTTGAAGAATACATGGATTATGACGTTGGAGAGATCTGCAATGATGACTGGAAACTGGCTCAAAAGCTCATGGTTCATGGCTGTGATCCTTTACCAAGGAGAAGGTGCTTTTCAAGGGCCCCTAAGCTATACAACCAACCATTTCCCATCACTGAATCATTGTGGAAACTCCCTGATGATAGAAATGTTCGATGGAGTCAATACCGGTGCAAGAACTTTGCTTGTCTCGCTGGCAACACCACTGGTAAGGGATTCTTCAAGTGTGCACACTGCTTCAACCTCACCAGCCATGAGATGCCTAGATGGATGAGCCTGGAATCTGATTCAAACCAGACAGCAGATTTCCTTATATCAGATGTTCTTGCAATGAAGCCAGGAGAGATCAGAATGGGATTGGACTTCAGTGTTGGAACTGGGACTTTTGCTGCTAGGATGAGGGAATTCAATGCGACAATAGTTTCTGCCACAATCAATTTTGGAGCACCCTTCAATGAAATGATAGCTCTCAGAGGACTTGTTCCTCTCTACTTGACTATTAATCAGAGGCTTCCATTTTTTGACAACACCCTGGATTTGATTCACACAACCAGGTTTCTTGATGGATGGATTGATTTTGTGCTCCTTGAGTTCATATTGTATGACTGGGACAGAGTTCTGAGGCCAGGGGGTTTGCTTTGGATTGACAGTTTTTTCTGCTTGAAGGAAGATTTGTATGATTACTTGAAGGCCTTCAAAATGCTGAGATATAAGAAACTCAAATGGGTGGTTGCTCCAAAGCTTGATAAAGATAATCAAGAAATGTTCTTTTCTGCTGTTTTAGAGAAGCCTCCCAGGCCATTCAGGTGA
- the LOC108347530 gene encoding late embryogenesis abundant protein At1g64065, which produces MVDREQARPLAPAIERPSSEEDDSSLHPKRQAHKKLIKRCACPLISLLLLAILIIVLIFTVFRVKDPVITMNGVRITNFELSNTMTLQTRANMSLVADVSVKNPNVASFRYSNTTTSLYYRGLMVGEARGPPGRAKARRTIRMNVTIDVITDRVVSSPDFTTDLGSGLMTMSSFSRVPGQVKILNLFKRHVVVKMNCSTTFNISTQAIKEQSCVRKVKL; this is translated from the coding sequence ATGGTAGATAGGGAGCAAGCAAGACCCTTGGCCCCAGCAATAGAGCGACCAAGCAGTGAAGAAGATGACTCCTCTCTTCACCCCAAAAGACAAGCTCACAAAAAACTCATCAAACGATGTGCTTGCCCATTGATCTCTCTGCTTCTCCTAGCAATACTGATCATAGTTTTGATCTTCACAGTATTTCGTGTCAAGGACCCTGTGATCACCATGAACGGGGTCAGGATCACAAATTTCGAACTTTCCAACACCATGACCCTTCAAACCAGGGCCAACATGTCCCTAGTGGCAGATGTGTCAGTGAAAAACCCCAACGTTGCATCATTTAGGTATAGCAACACGACCACGAGTTTGTACTATCGTGGTCTCATGGTGGGGGAGGCAAGAGGACCACCTGGGAGGGCAAAGGCTAGAAGAACAATACGGATGAATGTAACGATTGATGTTATCACGGATCGGGTGGTTTCTAGCCCGGATTTTACGACGGATCTGGGTTCGGGGTTGATGACTATGAGTAGCTTCTCCAGAGTTCCGGGGCAGGTGAAGATCTTGAACTTGTTCAAGAGACATGTTGTTGTAAAAATGAACTGCTCCACCACTTTTAATATTTCAACACAGGCTATTAAGGAGCAGAGTTGTGTACGGAAGGTTAAACTTTAG
- the LOC128193855 gene encoding RING-H2 finger protein ATL67-like has product MQQLIPPPTSFGPHNKHIIHLHYSLPSPFTNGEFPNSSFFFFFFFYFFFFFIFFSSMSSLNSFSPPPPTPYFTNLGFGYSIAIALGVLFLISTLILSSYLCCRTLRHRNNNHRRRRHNPHAPDGIVLPRVIFVAEDDDDGARQNDAVSGLEQSVINSYPKFPFAKDGGYDTTCSICLCEYKDSEMLRMMPECRHYFHLCCLDPWLKLNGSCPVCRNSPMPTPLSTPLQEVVPLSQYAADARGRR; this is encoded by the coding sequence ATGCAGCAGCTAATACCCCCACCCACCTCCTTTGGCCCTCACAACAAACACATAATACACTTACACTATTCTCTCCCCTCTCCTTTCACAAATGGAGAATTTCCCAactcatccttcttcttcttcttcttcttttatttctttttctttttcatcttcttctcttcaatGTCCTCCCTCAACTCCTTCTCCCCTCCACCCCCCACCCCTTACTTCACCAACCTCGGCTTCGGCTACTCCATCGCCATCGCCCTCGGAGTCCTCTTCCTCATCTCCACCCTCATCCTCTCCTCCTACCTCTGCTGCCGCACCCTCCGCCACCGCAACAACAACCACCGCCGTCGCCGCCACAACCCCCACGCCCCTGATGGCATCGTCCTCCCGCGCGTTATCTTCGTCGCCGAGGACGACGACGACGGCGCCCGACAGAACGACGCTGTCTCCGGCCTCGAACAGTCCGTCATAAACTCCTACCCCAAGTTTCCCTTCGCGAAAGACGGCGGCTACGACACCACGTGCTCCATCTGTCTCTGCGAGTACAAGGATTCGGAGATGCTGAGAATGATGCCCGAGTGTCGACACTACTTTCACCTCTGCTGTCTCGACCCCTGGCTCAAGCTCAACGGCTCCTGCCCCGTGTGCCGGAACTCCCCCATGCCCACGCCGCTGTCCACGCCGCTTCAGGAGGTCGTGCCGCTCTCGCAGTACGCCGCCGATGCTAGGGGGAGGAGGTGA
- the LOC108346439 gene encoding probable methyltransferase At1g29790 isoform X3, with protein sequence MEKLRETKQDPSSSSFAFQQASFLADILGLLESAATSHQHNEGNNQQNDSFTNHPLVRRKNRSDEPADYFLREEIRKYVRIKPNRLGKQNFMGANASFTSIGHACFAMKEELEEYMDYDVGEICNDDWKLAQKLMVHGCDPLPRRRCFSRAPKLYNQPFPITESLWKLPDDRNVRWSQYRCKNFACLAGNTTGKGFFKCAHCFNLTSHEMPRWMSLESDSNQTADFLISDVLAMKPGEIRMGLDFSVGTGTFAARMREFNATIVSATINFGAPFNEMIALRGLVPLYLTINQRLPFFDNTLDLIHTTRFLDGWIDFVLLEFILYDWDRVLRPGGLLWIDSFFCLKEDLYDYLKAFKMLRYKKLKWVVAPKLDKDNQEMFFSAVLEKPPRPFR encoded by the coding sequence ATGGAAAAACTGAGGGAAACAAAACAGgatccatcatcatcatcatttgcATTCCAGCAAGCTTCATTTCTTGCTGATATATTAGGACTTCTTGAGTCAGCAGCGACGTCTCATCAACACAATGAAGGGAATAATCAGCAAAATGATAGCTTCACCAATCATCCTCTGGTGAGAAGAAAGAACCGATCAGATGAACCAGCTGATTACTTTCTGCGAGAAGAGATTCGCAAGTATGTCAGGATCAAGCCTAACAGattaggaaaacaaaattttatggGTGCTAATGCAAGCTTTACCAGCATAGGCCATGCGTGCTTTGCCATGAAGGAAGAGCTTGAAGAATACATGGATTATGACGTTGGAGAGATCTGCAATGATGACTGGAAACTGGCTCAAAAGCTCATGGTTCATGGCTGTGATCCTTTACCAAGGAGAAGGTGCTTTTCAAGGGCCCCTAAGCTATACAACCAACCATTTCCCATCACTGAATCATTGTGGAAACTCCCTGATGATAGAAATGTTCGATGGAGTCAATACCGGTGCAAGAACTTTGCTTGTCTCGCTGGCAACACCACTGGTAAGGGATTCTTCAAGTGTGCACACTGCTTCAACCTCACCAGCCATGAGATGCCTAGATGGATGAGCCTGGAATCTGATTCAAACCAGACAGCAGATTTCCTTATATCAGATGTTCTTGCAATGAAGCCAGGAGAGATCAGAATGGGATTGGACTTCAGTGTTGGAACTGGGACTTTTGCTGCTAGGATGAGGGAATTCAATGCGACAATAGTTTCTGCCACAATCAATTTTGGAGCACCCTTCAATGAAATGATAGCTCTCAGAGGACTTGTTCCTCTCTACTTGACTATTAATCAGAGGCTTCCATTTTTTGACAACACCCTGGATTTGATTCACACAACCAGGTTTCTTGATGGATGGATTGATTTTGTGCTCCTTGAGTTCATATTGTATGACTGGGACAGAGTTCTGAGGCCAGGGGGTTTGCTTTGGATTGACAGTTTTTTCTGCTTGAAGGAAGATTTGTATGATTACTTGAAGGCCTTCAAAATGCTGAGATATAAGAAACTCAAATGGGTGGTTGCTCCAAAGCTTGATAAAGATAATCAAGAAATGTTCTTTTCTGCTGTTTTAGAGAAGCCTCCCAGGCCATTCAGGTGA
- the LOC108346439 gene encoding probable methyltransferase At1g29790 isoform X2, translated as MKSFGIHSPEDKGMTKQNVNTKLKKWRSVYYFIFIPGALALLLSVAAMSKFLSFKSFLGTESLYSNLNPEGNENEVMMITVEIVIQKIEEQMEKLRETKQDPSSSSFAFQQASFLADILGLLESAATSHQHNEGNNQQNDSFTNHPLVRRKNRSDEPADYFLREEIRKYVRIKPNRLGKQNFMGANASFTSIGHACFAMKEELEEYMDYDVGEICNDDWKLAQKLMVHGCDPLPRRRCFSRAPKLYNQPFPITESLWKLPDDRNVRWSQYRCKNFACLAGNTTGKGFFKCAHCFNLTSHEMPRWMSLESDSNQTADFLISDVLAMKPGEIRMGLDFSVGTGTFAARMREFNATIVSATINFGAPFNEMIALRGLVPLYLTINQRLPFFDNTLDLIHTTRFLDGWIDFVLLEFILYDWDRVLRPGGLLWIDSFFCLKEDLYDYLKAFKMLRYKKLKWVVAPKLDKDNQEMFFSAVLEKPPRPFR; from the coding sequence ATGAAATCTTTTGGTATTCACAGTCCTGAAGATAAGGGAATGACAAAACAGAATGTTAATACTAAGTTAAAAAAGTGGAGAAGTgtttactattttatctttataccTGGTGCTCTTGCTCTTCTCCTCTCTGTTGCGGCCATGTCCAAGTTCCTCTCTTTCAAGTCATTTCTCGGTACTGAGTCTTTATATTCAAATCTGAATCCTGAGGGGAATGAAAATGAAGTGATGATGATAACTGTTGAAATTGTGATTCAGAAAATTGAAGAGCAGATGGAAAAACTGAGGGAAACAAAACAGgatccatcatcatcatcatttgcATTCCAGCAAGCTTCATTTCTTGCTGATATATTAGGACTTCTTGAGTCAGCAGCGACGTCTCATCAACACAATGAAGGGAATAATCAGCAAAATGATAGCTTCACCAATCATCCTCTGGTGAGAAGAAAGAACCGATCAGATGAACCAGCTGATTACTTTCTGCGAGAAGAGATTCGCAAGTATGTCAGGATCAAGCCTAACAGattaggaaaacaaaattttatggGTGCTAATGCAAGCTTTACCAGCATAGGCCATGCGTGCTTTGCCATGAAGGAAGAGCTTGAAGAATACATGGATTATGACGTTGGAGAGATCTGCAATGATGACTGGAAACTGGCTCAAAAGCTCATGGTTCATGGCTGTGATCCTTTACCAAGGAGAAGGTGCTTTTCAAGGGCCCCTAAGCTATACAACCAACCATTTCCCATCACTGAATCATTGTGGAAACTCCCTGATGATAGAAATGTTCGATGGAGTCAATACCGGTGCAAGAACTTTGCTTGTCTCGCTGGCAACACCACTGGTAAGGGATTCTTCAAGTGTGCACACTGCTTCAACCTCACCAGCCATGAGATGCCTAGATGGATGAGCCTGGAATCTGATTCAAACCAGACAGCAGATTTCCTTATATCAGATGTTCTTGCAATGAAGCCAGGAGAGATCAGAATGGGATTGGACTTCAGTGTTGGAACTGGGACTTTTGCTGCTAGGATGAGGGAATTCAATGCGACAATAGTTTCTGCCACAATCAATTTTGGAGCACCCTTCAATGAAATGATAGCTCTCAGAGGACTTGTTCCTCTCTACTTGACTATTAATCAGAGGCTTCCATTTTTTGACAACACCCTGGATTTGATTCACACAACCAGGTTTCTTGATGGATGGATTGATTTTGTGCTCCTTGAGTTCATATTGTATGACTGGGACAGAGTTCTGAGGCCAGGGGGTTTGCTTTGGATTGACAGTTTTTTCTGCTTGAAGGAAGATTTGTATGATTACTTGAAGGCCTTCAAAATGCTGAGATATAAGAAACTCAAATGGGTGGTTGCTCCAAAGCTTGATAAAGATAATCAAGAAATGTTCTTTTCTGCTGTTTTAGAGAAGCCTCCCAGGCCATTCAGGTGA